In Deltaproteobacteria bacterium, the DNA window CGGACCGGACCGCGAGACCCCATGCAATGGGGCGTCGCGCGGACCCGCGACCAACGAGACTGCCAGGGCGATCGCGACGCAGGCACCCGCGTCACCCGCGTGAGCCGTGACTCTCCGCTGGATCCGGGCGCTAGTCATGATGACACCCTCCGTGCAGAACAGCGATAGCACCACCAGAGGCGGCCGTCTTGCCACAATGCGTCAGCGGGATCCAAAAGCATTCAATGGCAAGGCGCCGATGGTGGCTGCCGCCATCGGCGGGGCCGTCGCGTGGTGGCGCAGAATGGCAAGACAGCGCTGCGGGGAAGCCCCATACTGAAAGGCTCGAGAAAGCACATGAGAAGCGTCGTGCAGGGTGTTGTTGCGCTGGGCGTCGGCCTGGCCCTGGTGGGGCAAGCCATAGCGGCCGATCTGTTCGTGTATCCCCAGAAGGGACAGTCGCCGGAGCAGCAGAACAAGGACTCCTACGAGTGCTACAACTGGGCGAGGGCGCAGAGCGGGGTGGACCCCGGGGCGCCGCCGCCACCCGCCCAGGCAGGCCAGCACGCGCGCGGGGCGGTGGGTGGCGCCGCGCGCGGCGCGGCGGTCGGGGCGGCGGTCGGGGCGATCGCCGGGAACGCCGGCAAGGGTGCTGCCGCGGGCGCCGTGGTCGGGGGCGTCGGCGGCCGCCGACGCTCGGTGGCGGCCCAGCAGCAACAACAGCAGACGACCCGCAGCGCGTACGACCGCGCCTTCGCCGCCTGCATGGAAGGCCGCGGCTACACCGTCCGCTGAGGCAGGCCGGATCCGCCAGCGGGCGCCGCCGGAATGAATACGCGCCGTAGACCGACGACCCTCATTTGCGTCGGCGTTCTGATCGGCTTCACCGCCTGCTCGGCGCCGATCGGCGTCAAGCGCGTCGGGATGCGCCCCGTCTATCGGTCGCTCAGGGCGAACGCGCTCTCGACGGATCGGCCGAGCGAGTGGACACGCAACACGGTCAACTCCTGGGGCCTCCTCAGGCGGTTCGACGACGACCCCGAAGGCGCGCTTGGCGCGCTCCGCGAGATCGTCACCAGCGGACGCGGCGCCAGCACCGAGCTCTTCGCTCTCGGCGAGCTCTCGTTCCTGCACGCCGAGGACACCGGAAAGAAGCCCTACTACTTCGCCGCGACGGTCTACATGTACGCCTTCCTCTTCCCCGGCGAGCGGCACGATCGGCCCGACGAGCTGGATCCGCGCACGCGCCTCGCCGTCGACTTCTACAATCACGCGATCGCGAGGGCGTTCGAATCACGCGACGGCCGCACGGTCGACCTCGCACCCGGTACCTACCCGCTGCCGTTCGGGGAGCTCGAGGTCTGGATGAACCCCGGCTGCCTCTACTGGGCGGATCGCCGCCTGGTCGACTTCGTCCCCATGGCCGAGCTGGCGGTCCGCGGCATGCGGAATCGCTATCGGTCCCCGGGAGTGGGCGCGCCGCTCGCCGCGCGCGCCGTCCCGCGCGAGGACGTCGACGTCGAGCGCAGCCTGGTCGGGCGGCGGGTCCGGGTCCCGGCGACGGCGCTGCTCCGGCTCTACGATGTCCACGACGGAATCGTCTCGGGGCGGCTCCGCAGCACGCTCGAGGTCTATACCGCGAGCGACGCCGAGACGGTCGCGGTGGAGGGCCGGACCGTTCCCCTGGAGTTCGAGGAGACCGCCACGATCGCCTCCCAGCTCGCGGAATCCCCGATCTGGAAGCGAGAGCTCTGGGGCTTCCTCGGCCGTGCCGAGACAGGCGATCGGCTCCCCGTCCTGGCGAGCCTGACGCCCTATCAGCGCGGGCGGATCCCGGTCGTCTTCGTGCACGGCACGGCGTCGAGCCCGGGACGCTGGGCGGACATGGTGAACGACCTGCTCGCCGATCCGTGGATCCGCCATCGGTGCCATTTCTGGTTCTTCATGTACGACACGGGCAATCCGGTCGCCTACTCCGCCATGCTGCTGCGCGACAAGCTGACCGACACGGTGTCGCGGCTGGACCCCGACAACCTGGATCCGTGCCTCCGCCAGATGGTTGTGGTCGGCCACAGCCAGGGAGGACTCCTCACGAAGCTGACCGTCGTCGACACGGGACCCCGGCTCTGGAACTCGGTGAGCCGTGTGCCGCTGGCCGGGGTCCCGGCATCGGACGAGTTCCGCACCCTCCTCTCCCGGGCGCTCTTCGTGCAGCCGCTCCCGTTCGTGCGGCGGGTGGTGTTCGTGGCGACGCCCCACCGGGGAAGCTTCCGCACCGGCGCCTGGGTGAACGGCATCCTCCGCCGCCTGGTGCGCCTCCCCGGCAACCTCGTCCTGATGTCCCGCGACACGTTGACGCAGGGAAAAGGGCTCTTCTACGCCGCGCGCACCACGGCGAGGCTCCCGACGGCGGCGGAGAACATGACGCCGGGGAACCCGTTCCTCGAGGGACTCGCCGCCATTCCCGTCGCCGACGGCGTGGCCTATCACTCGATCATCGCCGTGAAGGGCGACGGCCGCGCCGAGGACGGCAACGACGGCGTCGTGGCGTATCGGAGCGCCCATCTCGAGGGCGCTGCGTCGGAACTGGTTGTGCGCTCTTCGCACTCGACCCAATCCGAGCCGGCGACGATCCAGGAGATGCGACGCATCCTGCACGTCCACGGCGACGCGCTGGCGGCCGCGGGTCTGCACTGCGTGCCAGCGGCGCGATGAGACCGGTGCGTGCGAACCTCGATCTCGGCCGCCGTGCTCGTCGCCGCATTCGCGGCGAACGGCGCGTGGGCCGACGACGGCAACCCGCCACGACCCGCGCAATCGAATCTCGTGAAGTAGGCCAACGCGCCCATATCGAGCATTCTGCAGATCAGGATCCAGGATTCCTACGCCCCCGAATTCACCGATATCCATGGGCAGGGAAATACGGTGACGATGGCCGTGACCATGCCGCTCCCCGCTTACCGCCTGCTCCCTCTTCCCCAGCTTTCGCTGCTGACGATTCCGACCGCCATCACGCCGCCGGGCGGCTCGACGGGGTTCGGCGACCTCCGCTTGCTCGACATCGCGGTGCTCGACGCCGGCCACAAGATCATCTGGGGCGTCGGGCCGACCCTCGTCTTCCCGACGGCGAGCGAGCGCACGACGGGTCAGGGCAAATGGCAGGCCGGTCCGGCCGCAGCGATCGCATTCGCGCCCGCCGGGTGGCTGGTAGGCATCCTCGCCCAGAATCCCATTTCCTTCGCGGGAGATACCGACCGGAAGGATGCGAATGCTCTGTTCCTGCAGCCCTTCGCGACCTATCAACTCGGGAGGGGGTGGTTCGTCAGATCGCAGCCGCAGATGGTGTTCGATTGGCAAACCGGGAAGCAGGTGTTGCCCCTCGATTTCGGCTCGGGACGCGTGTTCAAGATTGGTCGGCAGCACGTGAGCTGCTTCGTCGAGCCGTTCTGGAACGTCTCGACGAACGGGTCGACGCCGCGATATGGGGTGAACTTTGGCGTCTCGCTGCTGTATCCCGACTTTTGGCAAGGGCGTTGAGCTAGAAATGAACCCGCGAGGTGGCGGCACGGCCGTCACGAGAAGCCGTCGCCGCGCCGTACCCGCAATTTCCCAGAGAGGGACAGCATGATCCGATCGGTGCACATGAGGAGCGGACTTGCGGTCGTGGTCGCCGCGGGCATCGTCGCGCTCAGCGGCTGCCCGACGACGCGGCAGACGAGGTCGGTCGAGAAGAGCGGCTTTCTCGGCGACTACTCGCAGCTCCGGGAGGGCGGGATGGGCGAGGCCCAGCTCGTCTACATCAAGTCCGGGGTCCCCTGGGCACGCTACAGCAAGATGGAGATCGACCCGGTGACGATCTGGACGTCGGGCGATTCAGACGTCGCCAGTGGTCCGACGTGCAGAACGCCTTGGACTACTGGTCCGACAAGCTGCGGACGCGGCTCACCGAGCTTCGCCAGGGGACCTGAGTCCATCCAGGGGTCTCGCCTTACATGAGATGGCTCCGGGGGGCACTCCTGGTGCCCCCCGCGATCGCCCTCGCCGGCGCTCTCGGCTGGGCGGGTCTCGCGCTCTGGTTCGACGGACCGGCCGCACGGCCGCTCGCGGGAGCGCTCGCCGCGGGCGTCGTCGTCGGGGCGCTCGCGCTGCTGATCCTCGTGCGACCGATGCGGCGCGCGCTCGGAGCGGTCCTCGTCCTCTGGCTCGCCGTGCTCGGCTGGTGGCTCCGGATCCCGCCGCGTGCGGATCGCGACTGGCAGCCCGACGTGGCCCGGGTCGCCACCGCCGACATGCACGGCGACGTCGTCACCATCCACAACGTGCGGGATTTCGACTACCGGTCCGAAACAGACTTCACGGAGCGCTGGGAGGACCGCACGTACGACCTGTCGCGCCTCCGGGGCGCCGATCTGTTTCTCTCCTTCTGGGGGCCGACGCTGATCGCGCATACGATCCTCAGCTGGGAGTTCGACGAGGGGAAGCCCCTCGCCATCTCGATCGAGACGCGCAAGGAGCGCGGCGAGGAGTACTCAGCGCTGCGCGGGTTCTTCCGCCAGTACGAGCTCTACTACGTGGTCGCCGACGAGCGCGACGTCGTGCGGCTGCGAACGAACTACCGCGGCGAGCGGGTGTTCCTGTATCGCCTCAGGGGCTCACCGGAGCTCGCCCGGCGGTTGTTGGTGTCGTATCTCGAGCAGATCAATCGGCTGGCGCAGACGCCGCGCTGGTACAACGCGCTCACGCATAACTGCACGACCACCATCCGCTTCCACGCGCAGCAGGCCGCGGTGCGGAACCCGCTCGACTGGCGCCTCTTCGCCAACGGCCGAGCCGACGAGCTGCTTTACGAGCGGGGCGACATCGACAGGAGCGTGCCGCTCGCCGCGCTTCGCGCGCGGAGCGACATCACGGCGAAGGCCCGGGCCGCCGATCAGGACGCCCGGTTCGCCGATCTGATTCGCGAGGGGATTCCATCGCGGCCGGACCCCAGGCGCTAGGCGTGAAGGGCTCCTCTCGCGGACGGCGGCGAGCGAGGCGGACCGAGCGCACGCGAACGGCGACATCGCGCACGCATGCTCCCGCCTTCTGGCGCGAAATGGCAAGCCGCGGGTGTGCAAGACCGCCTATCCTCCTCCTGTCCTCACGATGCGCGGTAGCGGTCATGCTCTGGACCCCCAGCCGCCGGATAGGAGACGCGGATCATGCAGGCCCCCTACGAGGTTGAGCAGGTGAACCCATGAAGCAAGAGCACACGATTCGCGCCGTCGGACTCGTGCTGGTGGCGCTGTTCTCTCCGGTTGCAGTCGTCCCCGCCGCTGCCGAGGATGCCGCCGCTGCACGGGTAGTGTATCCGACGGATCGTACCGTACTGCCGATCCCGGAGCCCGTGAATCCGCCCATCACTGTGCTCGACGTTCGAAACGCCACGCCTCCGCCACGGTTCGAGGTGAAGGCGCCGCAGAACGCGCCCAACGTTCTGATCGTCCTGATCGACGACATGGGGTTTGGACAGTCTGGCGCCTTCGGTGGGCCCATCCACATGCCGACGGTGGAGCGCCTCGCGGGCGAGGGGCTGCGCTACAACGAGTTCCACACTACAGCGCTCTGCTCGCCGACCCGCTCGGCCCTGCTGAGCGGCCGCAACCATCACGTGAACAACTTCGGTTCGATCGCCGAGACCGCGACGGCATTCCCAGGCCAAACCGGGCAGCGCCCGAACAGCGTCGCACCACTGGCAGAGATGCTGCGGCTGAACGGCTACAGCACGGCTGCCTTCGGAAAGTCGCACGAGACCGCTGCGTGGGAGGTGAGTCCATCGGGCCCGACCGATCGCTGGCCCACGCGTTCGGGTTTCGACAAGTTCTACGGCTTCATCGGCGGCGAGACCAACCAGTGGGCGCCGCTGCTCTACGACGGAATGATTCAGGTCGAGCCCTCGCACGACCCTCACTATCATCTCATGACTGACATGACCGACCAGGCGATCGCGTGGATGCGATACGAGAAGTCCCTCACGCCGGACAAGCCGTTCTTCATCTACTTCGCGCCCGGTGCCACCCACGCGCCGCACCACGTGCCGAAGGAGTGGATCGCCAAGTACAAGGGCAAGTTCGACCAGGGCTGGGACGCGGTGCGCGAAGCGACGCTCGCACGGCAGAAGCAGCTCGGCGTCGTTCCGCCGGAGACCAAGCTCGCGCCGAAGCCGGAGGCCATCAAGGACTGGGCGACGCTGACCCCGGACGAGAAGAAGCTCTTCGCTCGCGAGATGGAGGTCTTCGCCGGGTTCGGCGAGTACACCGACACGGAGATCGGCCGGCTGATCGACGCTATCGGAGACGTCGGTCAGCTCGACAACACGCTGGTCTTCTACATCGTCGGCGACAACGGGGCGAGCGCCGAAGGTGGCATGGTCGGGCTCTTCAACGAGATGACGTACTTCAACGGCGTGCACGAGAGCGTCGGGGACATCCTGAAGCACTACGACGACCTCGGCGGCCCGAAGACGTACGGCCACTACGCCGCCGGGTGGGCCGTCGCGGGTGACTCGCCGTTCGAGTGGACGAAGCAGGTCGCGTCGAGCTACGGCGGCACGCGCAACGGGATGGTGATCCGCTGGCCCAAAGGCATCCCGGCGAAGGGCGAGGTGCGATCCCAGTGGCATCACGTCATCGACATCGCCCCGACGATCCTCGAGGTGGCGGGCCTGCCCGAGCCGAAGAGCGTCGACGGAACGGTCCAGATCCCCATCGAAGGCGTGAGCCTGGCATACACCTTCAAGGACGCCAAGGCGCCGAGCCGGCACACCACCCAGTACTTCGAGATCTTCGGCAATCGATCGATCTACAACGACGGCTGGCTCGCGGGCACCGTCCACCGCGCGGCGTGGGAGTTCAAGCCGCGGACGACGCTCGAGAAGGACACCTGGGAGCTGTACGAGACTCGGACGGACTTCAGCCTGGCCAACGATCTCGCCGCGAAGAACCCGGAGAAGCTGAAGGAGCTGCAGGACCTCTTCCTCAAGGAGGCGGCGAAGTACCACGTGCTGCCCCTCGATGACCGGACCCTGGAACGCTTGAATCCCGCACTCGTCGGGCGGCCCGATCTCATGGCGGGCCGGACCTCACTGACGGTCTACGACGGTATGACCGGGATGTCCGAGAATGCCTTCATCAACGTGAAGAACCGGTCGCACGCGATCACCGCACACGTGGAGATTCCCAAAGGCGGGGCAAACGGCGTGGTCCTGGCTCAGGCGGGTCGGTTCGGCGGCTGGAGCCTTTACCTGAAAAACGGCAAGCCGACGTACATCTACAACTTCCTGGGGCTGCAGCGGTACACGGTGGCGGCCGAGCGGGCGCTGCCGCCCGGGAAGGCGACCATCCGTTTCGAGTTCGCCTATGACGGCGGCGGTGTCGGGAAGGGCGGCACGGGTAAGTTGTTGGTCGACGGCAAGGCGGTTGCGTCGGGACGGATCGAACGAACCCAGTGCTGCGCGTTCTCGGCAGACGAGGGCGCCGACGTGGGCGCCGACGAGGGCACGCCGGTGACCGAGGACTACACCGTGCCGGCGAAGTTCACCGGCACGATAGACGAGGTGACAATCGACCTGCAGGAGGTGAAGGCCGCCGACAGGGGCGAGGTCGAGGTCTCACGCAAGACTGCCGCGCTGAAGAAGGGGCTGTCCGACTAGGGAACGAACGGTCCATACCCACCGCCGGTTGCGCGGGTCTTGCCATTCCGCGCCTCCTAGTGGACACGGCCACGGTCGATGTGTGAAGAAGCATCGCCATGAGACTCGCGCATCTGGTCGTATGCCTCGGCGTGATCGGCCTCGCCGCCTGCTCGCCGCAGCGGCCGACGGTGCCGGCTGCGCCGGCGCTTCGCGTCGTCGTCCCCCTCAACACTCCGCCCTACGCCTTCCGGCAGGAGAACCGCCTCGTCGGCCTCGAGGTCGACTTCGCCCGCGAGCTCGCGGCGGCGCTCCGCCGGCCGCTCGACCTCGTCGAGACGGATTTCGGCGACATCATCCCCGCCGTCCAGCAGCAACGCGCGGACCTCGCCATGGCGGGGCTGACGATCACCCGGGCGCGCCAGGTCCTGATCGGGTTCAGCGACCCGTATCTTCGCTCCGGCCTGCTCGCCGCCATGCGTCGCGAGGACGTCCCGCGTTTCAAGAGTGCGAGCAGCGTCCTACGGACCAGCGAGCCGATCGGCGTGGTCGCAGGGACGACCGGGGACCGCTTCGTGCGCGAGCACGCCCCAAACGCGTCGGTGCTGACTTATCCAACTGCGAGGGCGGCGATCGACGAGCTGCGACAACGGCGCGTGACGCTCGTGGTGCACGACGCTCCGGTCGCCATCTGGTTCGCTGCCGGAGACGAGGCGAACATCGGCGTGCTCCTCGAGCTCCTCGACGAGGAGCACCTCGGCTGGGGAATGCGACGCGAGGACGACGGGCTCCGCGCCGCCGTGAACGGGGTGCTCGCACGCTGGCGCACGGACGGCACGCGGGAGCGCATCCTCGGCCGCTGGGTGCCGTACTGGCAGCGGCTCGAGGCGGGCACCCCGGGTCGGTAGGAACCGCTTTCCCGGTCGCGCCGGCGGGATCTACCGGATCGGCGCGTCGTTATCGCTTCGCGCTGCCGGGACTACCTGGGAAGCTGACGCTCGCTCCGCGCGAATCTACGCAACGCCGCGCGATAGCGGCGCAGCTGGGCATGCGCCTTCCTCGTCTCCTCGTTCTGCGAGGCACAGCGATCGAGCGCCCAGTAGGACCACAGCGGCTGCACGACCTCGTCGAGGTAGTCGGACAGACGGAAGACACCGCACGCCGCCAGGTAGGCCCGCCGCTCCTCGAAATCGCGCAGGACGGATGCCGACCGTGATCGTCGCGACCACAGCTTCCGGGTGCCGCGGCCCGAGCTCGTGACGAAGCTCGGCACCCCCGACGTCTGCACCGGTTGCCACGGCGATCGCACGTCTGCCTGGGCAGCGGACGTGATCGCTCACCGGCCCGGTGTGCACCGCCTCGGTACGCCGCACTACGGCGAGGCGATCTGGCGCGGGCGGCACGGCGCCGCCGATGCGACCCGCGCACTCGTGGATCTTGCCGAAGACGCCGACGCGCCGGGGCTGGCGCGCGCGACCGCCGTCGAGCTGCTCCGCGGCGAGCCGGCCCCGTTCGCACTCGAAGCGATCCGGCGCGCGGCCGACGCTACCGACCCACTCGTGCGCCTCGGCGCCATGCCGCCATCGAGGACGGCGATCCGCGCGAAGTCATCGAGATTGGGACCCCGCGCCTGGCAGACCCGCTGCGCGCCGTCCACCCAGACCTCGACCATGTAGGCGTCTCCGCTGACGTCACGGGAGACGACGCGCACATGCCGGCGGCGGTCCTGCGAAGCGCAGATCGGCCGGGGGCCAGGCAGACGGGCTGGCGCGAAATGGCAAGAAGCGTAGGGCGCCGATCGGGAAGACTGCCGCTCGGGCGGAGGCGACCGATGGACGAAGCCATTGACGGCCCCGGCACTGCTTGCCGCGGTGCTGAGCGCGAGCGGCTGCGCGACCCAGCAGCAGCAGCTCCAGGCGCCACAGGACGGAACGGTACAGACGGCCCTGCAGCGGCGCCGATTCGATCTCAGAAGCTGGGTGGCGGCCCTGCCCGGCTACGCGGTCCAACGGACGGCCATCCTCCTCGGGCTGGTGCGATGAAGAGATCGGGTCAGACCAAATCCTCACTCGAGGAAGGAGAAGAGCATGATCAGAAGACCGTTCGCCCTGGTGCCCGCGCTGTTTTTCGCGGGCGTCGCCGCCGCCCAGCAGTACCCGCTCATGGACATGATCGCCGACCGCGTCATCCAGAGGTACCGGCAGGCGTCCTGTGAGCAGCTGTGGGAGCGGAGAGGCAAGCCGAAACCGGAGGAGGAAAGGAACCTCATACAGATGATGCACGACGAGCCGCAGATGCGCACCGCGTTCATCAACAAAATAGCGGCTCCCGTCGCCAACAAGATGTTCGAGTGCGGCATGATCCCATGATCGCCGTACGCGGGCCGCAGCTTCCCGCCGCGCCCGTTCTTCGGCGACACGCACCTGCACACGTCATTCTCGATGGATGCGGGGGCGTTCGGCTGCCGCCTCGGCGCGCGGGACGCGTACCGGTTCGCCACGGAAGATCGCTTGAAATTTGCGAGAATTTGCACATAAGGGTCTGGCTCACTTCGGACGGGCGCGGGTGACGAGAGGGCGAGGCGGCGATGCATGACGATGATATGACGCAGCGAGCCCATGAGGGGCGTATGCACGCAGAGTGGCCGGTCCTCGCGCTCTTCGTCGCCGTTCTGGGCGCGTCGGCAGCCATCGCTGCGCCAACCCCTCCTGCCCACCAGTGCAGCGACCCATGCTTGCAGGCGGCGAGGGACGCACGATCGGAGTGCTTGTCGAGTGCGTCCGGCGCGTTCACGGACGCGTTCGATGCGTGTCTCGAACGCGATCAAGAATGCATCGACGCGTGCCGGTTCCAACTGGGGGAG includes these proteins:
- a CDS encoding DUF3313 domain-containing protein, whose amino-acid sequence is MIRSVHMRSGLAVVVAAGIVALSGCPTTRQTRSVEKSGFLGDYSQLREGGMGEAQLVYIKSGVPWARYSKMEIDPVTIWTSGDSDVASGPTCRTPWTTGPTSCGRGSPSFARGPESIQGSRLT
- a CDS encoding amino acid ABC transporter substrate-binding protein, whose translation is MRLAHLVVCLGVIGLAACSPQRPTVPAAPALRVVVPLNTPPYAFRQENRLVGLEVDFARELAAALRRPLDLVETDFGDIIPAVQQQRADLAMAGLTITRARQVLIGFSDPYLRSGLLAAMRREDVPRFKSASSVLRTSEPIGVVAGTTGDRFVREHAPNASVLTYPTARAAIDELRQRRVTLVVHDAPVAIWFAAGDEANIGVLLELLDEEHLGWGMRREDDGLRAAVNGVLARWRTDGTRERILGRWVPYWQRLEAGTPGR
- a CDS encoding arylsulfatase, whose translation is MKQEHTIRAVGLVLVALFSPVAVVPAAAEDAAAARVVYPTDRTVLPIPEPVNPPITVLDVRNATPPPRFEVKAPQNAPNVLIVLIDDMGFGQSGAFGGPIHMPTVERLAGEGLRYNEFHTTALCSPTRSALLSGRNHHVNNFGSIAETATAFPGQTGQRPNSVAPLAEMLRLNGYSTAAFGKSHETAAWEVSPSGPTDRWPTRSGFDKFYGFIGGETNQWAPLLYDGMIQVEPSHDPHYHLMTDMTDQAIAWMRYEKSLTPDKPFFIYFAPGATHAPHHVPKEWIAKYKGKFDQGWDAVREATLARQKQLGVVPPETKLAPKPEAIKDWATLTPDEKKLFAREMEVFAGFGEYTDTEIGRLIDAIGDVGQLDNTLVFYIVGDNGASAEGGMVGLFNEMTYFNGVHESVGDILKHYDDLGGPKTYGHYAAGWAVAGDSPFEWTKQVASSYGGTRNGMVIRWPKGIPAKGEVRSQWHHVIDIAPTILEVAGLPEPKSVDGTVQIPIEGVSLAYTFKDAKAPSRHTTQYFEIFGNRSIYNDGWLAGTVHRAAWEFKPRTTLEKDTWELYETRTDFSLANDLAAKNPEKLKELQDLFLKEAAKYHVLPLDDRTLERLNPALVGRPDLMAGRTSLTVYDGMTGMSENAFINVKNRSHAITAHVEIPKGGANGVVLAQAGRFGGWSLYLKNGKPTYIYNFLGLQRYTVAAERALPPGKATIRFEFAYDGGGVGKGGTGKLLVDGKAVASGRIERTQCCAFSADEGADVGADEGTPVTEDYTVPAKFTGTIDEVTIDLQEVKAADRGEVEVSRKTAALKKGLSD
- a CDS encoding DUF4105 domain-containing protein; this encodes MRWLRGALLVPPAIALAGALGWAGLALWFDGPAARPLAGALAAGVVVGALALLILVRPMRRALGAVLVLWLAVLGWWLRIPPRADRDWQPDVARVATADMHGDVVTIHNVRDFDYRSETDFTERWEDRTYDLSRLRGADLFLSFWGPTLIAHTILSWEFDEGKPLAISIETRKERGEEYSALRGFFRQYELYYVVADERDVVRLRTNYRGERVFLYRLRGSPELARRLLVSYLEQINRLAQTPRWYNALTHNCTTTIRFHAQQAAVRNPLDWRLFANGRADELLYERGDIDRSVPLAALRARSDITAKARAADQDARFADLIREGIPSRPDPRR